The Malus sylvestris chromosome 3, drMalSylv7.2, whole genome shotgun sequence genomic sequence TGAACAAGTAGGAGGGTAGTTGGGAAAGAAAAGGCTAAGGATGCATCTGGGCAAAAGAGGTggaatgaggatgatgaaagATCGGGAAGAAGAATGAGTTTTGTTTATCATATAACAAATGGGTGGGAATGGATGAGGATGCATCTAGGCGAAAGGGTGGGATAAGGATGgtctaatatttttatttttttattaaataactaTACTTTTTATTAACACAAAATCTTACGTGATGAAATTTATTAGTatgatataaaattaaatttcattAACTAGCATGAAAACAAATTATGTTATACAAGGGTAGTTTAGTAATCAAACTAGTTTTAATAACAAGTTATATGAAATCAATATCATTTTTACTTTGATTCCAGTTAGTATAGTAAACAACTTTAACATGAATCTTATTTTGTTTCCTCCTTAATTCAATTCAtctttaatctaattaattttaattcaattctctttaatttgattacggattatTAAACGAGCTATTAAAGAATTCTTCAACATAAAACATGCTATTACTTGATAGTAAATAATATAACAGTTCTATTTTCTCTTGTCGAAATAAGTCCTGTCAATCATATACGTCTTAGATTGAGTGCGATCTAGGTAATATTTGTCGGTATGTATGGATGCATAGTTGATAAGCTGATTCAATTGCAAAACTACACTATCACGTGCTTCACGTTTTTTTCCATCTAAAAGCAATCCATGCTTTATTAAACTTCTTCACAAAATTCAATCTGATCTTAGTTTGTCGTCATCTTCTATACATCTAACAGTTTAAAATAAGTGGACCGATGGTGTACTATTAGGTCGAAACGGATTTATTTGTAGCTAATCCATTcccatataaatataaataattctTTGGCACGAAAAGACCGACAATTGTGCAGTGTCTTGAATGGGTGCATTTTGTATTGACGGAATAAGGATCTTTTTCGCATTCTCTTTGTAAGAATATTAAGGATTTTTAAATCGtatcgtttatcgtatattatgcggtcagttttcgtcagatattatttatatttaattttaaataaaaatatttaaaataatttatgatcgtGTGATGTATAATGATTGAATACAATTTGAAGATTtctgaaattctcacaaaaaggatccgagagttactatttatatttaattttaaataaaaatatttaaaataatttatgatcatGTGATGTACGATGATTGAATATAGTTTGAAGATTTCTGAATTTCTCACTAAGAGGATCCGAGGATCCTCATTCGTATTCGCCTACCAAACTTTAGGATTCGACAATTGCGCACTGTCTTCAATGGGTCCATTTTGTATCCACCTGCCAATTTTTGGGTTCACCGTCAATAATATCATGGATTATGCTAGAAGATTGCAAAGATTGTGTTGAAGATAggcttcctttattttatttttataaggaACAGAGTGCCACGATTGCTTAATTAAGATGATTAAATAATCTGATATGATCCATGATTGACCGAGTGTTATAATGgcacatatttttctttttaataaggAAAGATTCAATAATCTGATATGATCCACGATTGACCGAGTGTTATAATGgcacatatttttatttttaataaggaaagattttcacaatttttttttttttactttctcacATTCTTGTTAATATAACTCTTCTCTTTTGACTTATTCTGTTTATgagaacaaaaatataatatgtaAGGGACAAAAAGCGAgtgttagaccatctccaaccgaataaGGGTCAGATGGTTCGTTTTAGTTTTATGGCCCTCTAAGATATTGATattgatattaatattttaatgaatagtacaggaccatatttgcctccatctccaaccgagggccatatGACTCGTTTTAGTCCTGTGACAAAAAATGTCTCCAACCGAGGctaaagggccatagggccaaacataatttattatttaaatttaaaaactacaacagcttaaatttaaaaaaggtGAAAATTATGTGAAAATTGGTGTATgaatgacttaggtatttataggaaaaaatgggaatttaaaataaataaataaataaatttggcccaaaaaataaaaaattaaaagaggaCAATCTGACAGAAAATGTATTAATAATGAAAAATCCAGCTCGCCCTGGGGCTAGCTGGCTGGATTGAGCCAGCCAATTGGCCATTTGGTCCTTTTTTGTCTAGTGGGGCCCACGAaccctttggcctagccctcggttggagacaatTTTTGGGCTACTTttgaccctttggccctttagacccttcggttggagatggttttaggATCTAGGCTTGTGCATAATTGACGTTTAATTTTGGGTGGATATGAAAAAAACAGAACTGTGCAGAATCATCTTTCTACATCCAAATACACTAAAAATATCTAACTCTCTCAAATCTCACTTTTAagccaaaatcgaagaggaaaaTAAATAAGACACATGGTAAGTACATTTTAACTTGTTACTTCGGAATCATATAAAGTCGTAAGAGATCGTGTCATTCATATAAAGCTAGATTGAGTGCGATCTAGGTGATATTTGTGGGTATGTGTATGTTTGAATACATCTCCAACGCAGAAATTAAGCATGGATGCATAGTTGATAAGCCTTATGATCTGTTCACCTGTCATCTCTAAAGGAAGACATAAACACCAAACATATGCTCCAAATCAAATGGCCCAATGAAACGTGAGAAATAGTATAAAGACCATTTCCTTTCCTATATATAGATGAGCCTAAAATCAATGATTTTCATATTTGCATAGCAAAAGCTCAAACAGAtagataaggaaaaaaaaaaaaaaagcatatcaTGCCTATCCCAATTTGTGCAGGAGTCCTTTCGACAAATGCTAAGCCCAAAATTGTTCGTCCGACGGCAAATTTCCCACCAAGCATTTGGGGAGATCGGTTCATCAACTATGATTCCCAAGACATTGTAATCTCTTGCAATTATCATGTCTAGATCATATATTCCAGATTTGCATGTTGGGAGCTGCTATAGTActctaaaaaaattattctgCATTTTACTTATTGAGAAAGTAAAGAGTAGAGCATTATGACTTttttgagtgctaataacaattttagttcgacaaaaaaataaatttgcatAAAATCTATTTTCACTTATTTAGTAAATTCTTTTTGGTGCAGACAACTCATGCCCGTAAGAAACAAGAAATCGACGAGCTGAAAGAAGTAGTGAGGAGTGAAGTATTCAAAATTATGGCAAGTGATTTTTCACATCAGCTGAAGTTGATCGATGCAATCCAACGCCTTGGCGTGGCGTACCATTTCGCAAGTGAAATCGAAGAAACACTGGAACGTATGCATGGCACGTTTAATGACCATGAAGATGTTGGTGGTGATCTTCACATTGTTGCTCTTGGTTTTCGGCTACTAAGACAACACGGATATAATGTTTCATGTGGTAGGTTTGAATATATTCATGTACACTAGAGTAATGTGAGTGAGCTTTGCCAACTAATAATTCTCCATTTTTTATAACAATCAAGCAGATATATTCAACAAGTTCAAAGATGCAAATGGCAAATTCATGGAATGCTTAACTGCCGACATTCCGGGCATGCTAAGCCTTTATGAAGCAGCACATCTAGGGGTCCGGGGTGAAGATATACTTGATGAGGCTCTTGTTTTCACCACCACTCACCTTGAGTCAGCTTCAACAACCAATGTAAGCTATCAGCTGGCAGAACAAACAACTCAAGCCTTAGAGCGACCTTTGCAAAAGGATCTAGAGAGGGTATGTGCCAGGCGTTACATGTCAATCTACCAAGATGAAGCTGCACATAACGAAGCTCTACTGAAACTTGCAAAGTTAGATTTCAATCTGGTTCAATCTTTACACAAAAAGGAGCTTAGTGAGATTACTAGGTAAGTCTTTGAATTAGTAAGCATATATAAAAGAGTTTGCAATTAGAGGTGGAGAATAGAGTCTCGGAATATAGCAAAATAATAGAGTTTATATGTGTGAGTTCACTACAAATATATCACTGAGACCCTTGTGATAAACCTCATACTTAATAATAGATggttaaattaaaataatatcgGTGATCTTGGTGGTGAATTATATTGATCCTAAAATGTTTATCAATTAGTACTCCATATATatgtgtctctgtgtgtgtgtatttttaGTTGGTAACTAATTTTCTTTGATTAGGTGGTGGAAAGAACTAGACTTTGAAAAGAAGCTGCCTTTTGCAAGAGATAGGATTGTGGAGTTGTACCTTTGGATAGTGGGAGTATATTTTGAACCCCAATACGTTAGAGCAAGAAAGTTTCTTACAAAAATGATTGCCCTGGTATCAGTGATGGATGATATCTACGACGCATATGCTACATTCAAAGAACTCGAGATCTTTACCGGGGCAATTGAGAGGTACTAATATGAAGTAATTCAATGTATTtgctttttaataatttaaacgTGACTTATTGTCGCAGAGAAGTACTCCTAACTATATATATGCTTAAGATTAATGTGGTTTATGAAATTCTCAGGTGGGATATGAATTGCTTGGATGAACTCCCGGACTATATGCAAATATTTTATCATACACTTTTGAGTGTTATCAATGAAATTGAGGAAGAGATGGTCAAGGAAGGAAGATCATACCGAGTTTACTATACAAAGGAATCCGTATGTATACCAACATGCACATATATAGCTTTCAACGCTTACTTTTAATTAAACATATATGATCAGAAATTCTCTATGCACTATGCAGTACGTTCGAATGGATTTGTATAGATATTAATACGTCAGTAGGTTTGTTGACAATGATATCGACACTTTAttaagaaaattgttattagcacttcaaaaatttcattttgcactcttcacaagtgtatttttctttctaattataaaaagtttggagtacaaaatgagatttttggagtgccaataacaattccctatattAATACAATATCCATGGTTCAGTAAAGAATTACGCAGTTTAAGTAGAAATGATATTCGCATGTGTAGATTATGTCATGACTAtagtattatttttttgggtacattacaaaaaaactacctcaagtaTTGAgtcattaacagtttcatacctcgtctttaaaaagtttcaatgtcataccttatcttcgaatttgttgcaatgtcataccttctgCCAGTTGAGTGTTAGTTtttcagttaaatgctgacTTGGCATGAGGCGGGTCCActttttattacaaaaataataaaatattattaaaaactttttaaaaaatcacttaatatttcttaaatattaaaatattaatttatttattaaaaaaaacaaaaacaaccccATCAGTTTCGTCCACCCCcctcccccacccccacccccgaCCCCCACCCCCGCTTcttctcttctcccccatcttcatcttcttccccccccccccccacccacaACCACCCACCCACACATGCaacccaaaaaagaaagaaagaagaaaagaaaaaaaaaacaatcccaTCAATTTCGTCCACCCTCGTCCCCCGCCTCCACCccctcttcttctcttctcccccatcttcatcttcttcccccccccccggcccacatctgcaacccaaaaaagaaagaaaaaaaaccatcaGTTTCGTCCACCCCCACCCCCGCTTcttctcttctcccccatcttcatcttcttccccttaACACCTGCAACCcataacagaaagaaaaaaaaaaaaacccagatcccatcTACGCTGCCATCACCGGGTTCGTGAGGTGGAAGGAAACCCCCTTCACCAGGCCAATTCCATGGGTGGAGAACCTGGGCGCTGATAAACTGGGAGTAATgggtgtggatttaaggagtggTGTGTGTAGATGAGGGAAGATGGTGGGTGCGAACTGAGGGTGGGTGCGGGTGAGTGAGGACGGAGGGCGGGTGCGGGGGGAAGACGAactaggtttttttttgggttccaGGAAGGGGGGGttcgggggaagaagatgaggagggAGGGGGGGTGTTGGCGGGGGACGCAACTGatggtgttttttttaattttaaattaattattattttaatatttaaaaaaaatattaaatgatctttttttaagtttttaataattttttaataaaaaggtgGATTCCGTCTCAtatcacgtcagcatttaactaaGCAACTGACAGTCAACTCACGGAAGATATGATATTGTaacaaattcgaagataaggtataatattgaaactttttaaaaacGAGatatgaaactgttaatgaTCCAATAGTTAAggtaattttttgtaatttaccatATTTTTTATGGGGTTAGTTACTATGATTTACTAACTACGTACACATGCCCCGTGTAGTTGAAATGTGTTGCTCGAGCGTACTTTGAAGAGGCTAAATGGTTAAACGAAGGATACACCCCAACTATGGAGGAGTATTTGCCTGTTGCTATTGTGTCTACTGGCTACCCAATGCTTTCAACCGTATCCTTGGTTGGTATGGGAGATATCGTAACCAAGGAGACATTTGAGTGGCTCTTCAATGACGCCAAAATTGTTAGAGCTTCAACAACCCTTTTCAGGTTCATAGATGATATGGTTACGACCAAGGTACACAGCAGCTTCTAGTACCTATTGATTACATCCACTTTTTGACAAATTCTATGGTACcctttaataattaaaaaagtaTCAGGACTATGTAATTTCAACGTTAGTAGTGTAATAAACTTACGTCCAAGTGTGATATTTTGAAAATCTATGTTTTTGCAGTTTGAGCAAGAGAGAGGGCATGTTGCTTCTAGTGTTGATTGCTACATGAAGCAATATGGGGTGTCGGAGCAAGAGACGATCAAGGTTTTTAACAAACAAGTCGTGAATCTGTGGAAGGATATAAACGAGGAGTTCCACAGATCAACTGCAGTGCCAATGCCCGTCCTCATGCGTGTTCTCAATTTAACAAGGGTAGTAGATCTCCTCTACAAAGGTGACGATGGCTACACTCGTGTTGGTAAAGTGGTGAAGGATATTATTGCTGCACTTTTTATTGATCCAGTGCCAATTACATGAGTTGGCAGAATCCTTCTTTTGTTCTTCGCGAAAATAAAATGGCATTTAGGTCCGACGTTGTCCTGGTGTCGTTGGAATAAACGTTTGCTAGGAGTGTTGGGTTGGTTTGTTTCAAATGTGTGTAATAATGTTTCTACCaacatatattaaaaataaaacatagtTTAATGGAATCAGAGAGCAGAACACGCACCGGAACCCTAGCTGCTATATTACCTCATGACAAACTGATGAACTAGTTGTCAGTTACCTTGCTACTGCACCTTAAAATATGGTTGTCACTTACCAGCACTCAGGTCAGGGGGAGACTGAAATACCTATGTAAGTCTTTTTGGCCTTCGAAAAATGATGGATAACCGTGGCTTGCCATCAGTTGTCccctttaaaaagaaaaaagaaaaaaatagggGAATGAAAAGATCCCCTATATTGGCTGCAAACTTAATCATGGTATTCGCATCCTCCCACCCAATTTAAATCTCAACATAAATACCACTTGTTGTGACTGATGTACATGTAACTAGGCTGATTATATATAGCCCTATAAATAATATGTGGGGGATTTAACTCAAATTCAGTGAGCTAAAAATGAAGATTATTTGTCGAGACAGTtctgtttattttcttttaatcaaATAGATTTTAGTCTATTAGCACTTGTGTTTACAATATTGGAAGATGTTCCATGTTCTATTCACCTTGCCGGTTAATTACAAGTAAAAAGTCAATTAATTATAACCGCAATTAGTCTCCTAGAGGTTAGGACTTGCTAACAATTATATTGATTCTACTTCTATATCTGCGGACCAACAAATGGAGGGCTAACAGTCAGCTCCGTTGGACTAGTTAATCCAAGTTCAACGACTCCAACCACTTTCCCTATCCCTTCACTGCTCAAAAGCCCAGCCCATCCCACTCTTTTGACAGGCTATCAGTGAAGACACATGTCTCTTTATTATAGGTTACTCCCGTTAAAGTCGTTACAATATTTGTGAGGCTGTTAAGTAATTTATTAGTTGGTTAGTTAATTACATGTAAGCTTGTATTGTATtcagtatataagtatataagGAACTGCAACTCGCAAATGTAGTTAGTTAGTCATTTTTTCATAAATACAGAAgcttcatttctctctaaacttTCTTGGGTTCTTCATCTTTCTTAATTCTTcattatatttttactttagACTTATATTTAGTTACGCTCCTTGGAACTCGATTTTAATCCCACATTGCCCCTTGAAACTcaaaagtcactactttgcTCCCTGGAACTTGATTTTGATCCCACTTTATCCCCTGAAACTCAAAAGTCGCCACTTTTTCTCCCTGTAACTTGATTTTGACCACATTTTGTCCCTTGAAATTCAAAAATCGACACTTTACTTCCTGAGACTTAATATTCACTCCACTTTGGGTTTTTTCTATGTATTCCGTTAAATAACCGTTAAGTTTACTTATGTGGTATAATTAGAGCACACTTATAAGTTATGATTGACGAGGCACAAGAATAAAGTTCACATATCCAATTAAATGCAACGTAGATTGcgacaaaagaagaaaagaatagtttccaaatattgtagaacatattaaaataaagaaaaagtaagaaaaatagaaaaaaaacaaTGCATGAGTGTTGAATTTTTCAGGTCGACCGGCCAATGGCTCCACTACACCAACATTGATACTATCCCCAACTTAGTAATTATTACATGTCCAATCCATCAAGTGtgaagttttatcacaaaaatctCGGTATTACTTAGAGTGAGAcaaaagtgatttttttttcctcttttcctCTTACAGATGTGAGATTCAACAATGAGTTTCATCTACCtgacctctctctccctctctctaatCATTGTCCCCCTGCCTCCATCTCCAGCCACCTTTTATCATTGGTTTCATTGattttgttatttgttatgTTATTAATGGCGGTGCATGGTGAAGAGAGAAAATCGTTctttttactatttatttattttaggagaaatttggcatattatcaattataaattttgaagagatgaacttatttaaaaaatagaaataatgtaaagcgaattttgagtttcaaagagTAAAATGacgagttttgagttttagagagTAAAGTgggattaaaataaaaattcaggGAGTAAAGTGGCGAATTTTGAGTTCTAGGAGACATAGTAGgatcaaaatcaaattttaggAAGCAAAGTGATGACTTTTGAATTTCAGAGAGCAAAGTAAGATTGAAATCGAATTCTAGAGAGTGCAGCTAAAAATAAGCTTTATTTTACTACTAAGTATTTCTTGTCGTAAGTTTGAGCAATTTTGTGAAGAGTTTGTGACTCAAGTATTTAAAAGCGTTTAACTTATCGATATTCGGCTCCGTCAAGATCTCTCctataaaataaacaaatgattTATGAAATGTCGAATCAAAATATTAAGAGAGGGGAACAAATTGTAGAGGAATCCCAGTGGGAAGCTTAAAGCAAAAACACAAGGTGGAAAAGccctttcttcttttcctttttctttcacaAGACTTCAGTGCATTTTAGCTACAGCTTCAAAGTTTCAGCGTTCGGGCTATGAACCTAATGAACACTATGTGCAAAagccctttcttcttcttttctttctttcacatGACTTCATTGGATTGTAGCTACAGCTTCACATTTTCAGCATTTGGGCTACGAACCTAGTGAACCCTCTGTGACCCACACCGACCTTTGTCCTTGGGGGTATTGATTTATGAAGAACAAATAAAAAGTTATtactttcatgaaaaatgggGTAATGCCATGGAAAGAGATCCCAAGAACATCTTAATCTTCACAGTCCGCCTATAACATCTTGTGACAAAAATAAGACAATATATTTTCATGTGGCAttaaactccgcctatgtaagtttatcttacattgtcggtcccaagcccggataaaggaggagggggagggcgtcaggtagtcgacagccggcactccacagttacgtcgaatccttatgacaatgaatccagaacgaaatcacGCTAAAGCTAGGatgtcacccgtaagtggcgcgctgtgtggcccgagcacagtgataagtgagcaagggtcgctgtatctccatcagcatccggatgcagtgttaaatgagcaagggggccatagaaacttcttttcgaacgactccactcaaagttgtttgggagcatatgctcctatcaactttacacagaacacacaaaagaagtactttgatcctattagacgagggatggtgaagaagctaggacagaagggtagagttcaagagagtagaatgcgtttaggaacgtggaatataggaaccttaacgggaaaatctatggaagtagtggaagttatggtgaggagaagaataaatattatgtgcctacaagaaactaaatgggttggtcttaaggcaaatgatctagaaaactcagggtttaagctttggtattcgggcacaaatagaacgagaaatggtgttggcatcattgtggacaagacctttacacaagatgttgtagatgtcaagagggtaggagatagaatcatggcaatcaagattgtaataggataagaactcatcaatgtgattagtgcgtacgcacctcaagtagggttggatacgagttcgaaggagaaattttgggaagaccttgggaCTTGGTGTAaagaattgctcagacggagaagttatttataggaggagatttaaatggacacgtgggcagggagacaggcaactatggaggttttcatggtggccatggttttgaggagagaaatgaggatggggaagctatcttggattttgcaatggcatatgatctcttcttagccaacaccttctttaagaagagag encodes the following:
- the LOC126616057 gene encoding (-)-alpha-pinene synthase-like — protein: MPIPICAGVLSTNAKPKIVRPTANFPPSIWGDRFINYDSQDITTHARKKQEIDELKEVVRSEVFKIMASDFSHQLKLIDAIQRLGVAYHFASEIEETLERMHGTFNDHEDVGGDLHIVALGFRLLRQHGYNVSCDIFNKFKDANGKFMECLTADIPGMLSLYEAAHLGVRGEDILDEALVFTTTHLESASTTNVSYQLAEQTTQALERPLQKDLERVCARRYMSIYQDEAAHNEALLKLAKLDFNLVQSLHKKELSEITRWWKELDFEKKLPFARDRIVELYLWIVGVYFEPQYVRARKFLTKMIALVSVMDDIYDAYATFKELEIFTGAIERWDMNCLDELPDYMQIFYHTLLSVINEIEEEMVKEGRSYRVYYTKESLKCVARAYFEEAKWLNEGYTPTMEEYLPVAIVSTGYPMLSTVSLVGMGDIVTKETFEWLFNDAKIVRASTTLFRFIDDMVTTKFEQERGHVASSVDCYMKQYGVSEQETIKVFNKQVVNLWKDINEEFHRSTAVPMPVLMRVLNLTRVVDLLYKGDDGYTRVGKVVKDIIAALFIDPVPIT